Proteins encoded together in one Cyprinus carpio isolate SPL01 chromosome B14, ASM1834038v1, whole genome shotgun sequence window:
- the adra2da gene encoding alpha-2Da adrenergic receptor: MGVTPSNATKEDANITVTSWPYTETAAAFIILVVSVIILVTIVGNVLVIVAVLTSRALRAPQNLFLVSLACADILVATLVIPFSLANEIMGYWFFGSTWCAFYLALDVLFCTSSIVHLCAISLDRYWSVTKAVSYNLKRTPKRIKSMIAVVWVISAVISFPPLIMTKHNEKECLINDETWYILSSCMVSFFAPGFIMITVYCKIYRVAKQRSSTVFVAKNGLERQPSQSETCFVRKDKFEKESPSSNSSESNQRQEELDDIDLEESATSDNKPQSSRFSKRRRVDGARCCPQRTCRISWVSSQEQSSKQLAVASKTKVAQMREKRFTFVLAVVMGVFVLCWFPFFFTYSLQAICGQSCEPPEALFKLFFWIGYCNSSVNPIIYTIFNRDFRKAFKKIVCLTAQRT, from the coding sequence ATGGGTGTAACTCCGTCCAATGCAACGAAGGAAGATGCCAACATCACCGTCACCTCGTGGCCGTACACGGAGACGGCCGCCGCGTTCATCATCCTCGTGGTTTCCGTCATCATTCTGGTCACTATTGTTGGGAACGTTCTGGTCATCGTGGCTGTGCTGACCAGCCGCGCTCTCCGCGCGCCACAGAACCTCTTCCTAGTGTCGCTCGCGTGCGCGGACATCCTCGTGGCCACGCTAGTGATCCCGTTCTCCCTTGCCAACGAGATCATGGGATACTGGTTCTTCGGCAGCACCTGGTGCGCGTTTTACCTGGCTTTGGATGTTCTGTTCTGCACGTCGTCCATCGTGCATCTGTGCGCCATCAGTTTGGATAGGTACTGGTCCGTCACCAAAGCGGTGAGCTACAACTTGAAGCGAACTCCGAAGCGCATCAAGTCCATGATCGCGGTGGTGTGGGTCATCTCAGCCGTCATCTCATTCCCACCTCTCATCATGACCAAGCACAACGAGAAGGAGTGTTTAATAAACGACGAGACCTGGTACATCCTCTCCTCGTGCATGGTGTCGTTTTTCGCGCCGGGGTTCATCATGATCACGGTGTACTGCAAAATCTACCGCGTCGCCAAACAGCGTTCGTCCACAGTGTTCGTGGCCAAGAACGGGCTGGAGAGGCAGCCCTCCCAGTCCGAGACGTGCTTTGTGAGGAAGGATAAGTTTGAGAAGGAGTCCCCGAGCAGCAACAGCTCGGAAAGCAACCAGAGACAGGAGGAGCTGGATGATATCGACCTGGAGGAGAGCGCGACGTCCGACAACAAACCCCAGAGCTCGCGCTTCTCCAAGCGCAGGCGGGTGGACGGCGCGCGCTGCTGCCCTCAGAGGACCTGCCGGATCTCCTGGGTTTCCAGTCAGGAGCAGAGCAGCAAACAGCTCGCGGTGGCGTCGAAAACCAAAGTGGCTCAGATGCGGGAGAAACGCTTCACCTTCGTTCTGGCTGTGGTCATGGGAGTGTTTGTCCTCTGCTGGTTCCCTTTTTTCTTCACTTACAGTCTCCAGGCCATCTGCGGCCAGAGCTGCGAGCCGCCCGAGGCGCTTTTCAAGCTCTTCTTTTGGATTGGTTACTGCAACAGCTCAGTGAATCCCATCATTTACACGATTTTCAACAGGGACTTTAGAAAGGCTTTTAAGAAAATCGTTTGCTTGACTGCGCAGCGCACCTGA
- the im:7150988 gene encoding Golgi-associated plant pathogenesis-related protein 1 isoform X2, whose amino-acid sequence MADDSFKKEFLETHNQYRKQHQAPELRYSDELCSAAQKWADHLLSIRSLAHSDTENGENVFYSSSSVKKTPKGKEAVDSWYSEIKDYNFSSPGFQYSTGHFTQVVWKSSTELGVGLATDGNTVFVVGQYKPSGNITNAGYYEKNVLPKIE is encoded by the exons ATGGCAG ATGACAGCTTTAAAAAGGAGTTTCTGGAGACTCATAACCAGTACAGGAAGCAGCATCAAGCCCCAGAGCTGAGGTACAGTGACGAGCTGTGCAGCGCTGCTCAGAAGTGGGCAGATCACCTGCTGAGCATCAGATCACTGGCCCACAGTGACACAGAAAACGGGGAGAATGTGTTTTATTCCTCCAGCTCTGTCAAAAAGACACCCAAAG ggAAGGAGGCTGTAGACAGTTGGTACAGTGAGATCAAGGATTACAACTTCAGCTCACCAGGATTTCAGTACAGCACAG GTCATTTCACCCAGGTTGTGTGGAAGTCATCCACAGAGCTCGGAGTAGGTCTGGCTACTGATGGAAACACAGTTTTTGTCGTTGGTCAATACAAACCTTCTGGAAATATAACCAATGCTGGTTACTATGAGAAAAATGTTCTACCTAAAATTGAATAA
- the trim35-27 gene encoding tripartite motif containing 35-27, whose amino-acid sequence MATPPSHFEENLLCPVCRDIFRDPVLLLCSHSFCWACLDQYWELSGSQKCPVCRTDFCMDCPPCNRALKNLCEIFLQERSKTASAEPELFCSAHGEKLQLFCVEDQHLVCSVCVTDDMHVKHTFRPMDEAAVALKIFISTLNIVNKFSFQEVYKTSLKPFQEKHKLLKLEKFICNQRVKHIKNQAEQTEAHIKKEFEQLHQFLHDEEAARITALKEEEEQKRMLLEEQTIRINSELSSLVERIKITEEEIETDNISFLLKYKGAPESTQCISPCPEKLPEVLINVAKHLGNLKFSVWQKMKSAAQYIPVVLDPNTAHPCLHLSDNLSDVRFGQWSQQALGYSDKLEGYTSVLGSEGFSSGTHYWDVEVGDNTTWALGVISESAIRTRDNLPSSGLWRLGFHNGTYGQSLSGELLTPLAVKQKVQRVRVQLDWDGGRVSFFNPLTNTHLHTFTHAFSEKVFPYFCNVCSSQALRILPVEMAPAGLEVQRFSALISRIEK is encoded by the exons ATGGCAACTCCGCCATCTCACTTTGAGGAGAACCTTCTGTGCCCTGTTTGCCGTGACATCTTCAGAGATCCCGTTCTCCTGCTGTGTTCTCATAGCTTTTGCTGGGCCTGTCTGGATCAGTACTGGGAGCTCAGCGGCTCACAGAAATGCCCTGTATGCCGGACAGACTTCTGCATGGACTGTCCTCCATGCAACCGCGCTTTAAAGAACCTGTGTGAGATCTTCCTTCAGGAGAGAAGCAAGACTGCGTCAGCGGAGCCCGAGTTATTCTGCAGTGCACATGGAGAGAAACTTCAGCTCTTCTGTGTGGAGGACCAGCATCTCGTGTGCAGCGTGTGTGTGACTGATGACATGCATGTTAAACACACATTTAGACCCATGGATGAAGCTGCAGTGGCACTCAAG ATATTCATAAGCA CCctgaatattgtaaataaattttcttttcagGAGGTGTACAAAACAAGCCTGAAGCCTTTCCAAGAGAAACACAAACTCTTAAAACTAGAAAAATTCATCTGTAATCAACGAGTGAAACACATCAAG AATCAAGCTGAGCAAACAGAGGCACATATTAAGAAGGAGTTTGAGCAGCTTCATCAGTTTTTGCATGATGAAGAGGCGGCCAGGATAACAGCTCtgaaggaggaagaggagcagaagagGATGCTGTTAGAGGAGCAGACGATAAGAATTAATAGTGAACTTTCATCTCTGGTAGAAAGAATTAAGATCACTGAGGAAGAGATAGAGACCGACAACATCTCATTCCTGCTG AAGTACAAAGGCGCACCTGAAAG CACTCAGTGCATCAGTCCATGTCCAGAGAAGCTCCCAGAAGTGCTGATCAATGTGGCAAAGCACCTGGGAAATCTGAAGTTCAGCGTGTGGCAGAAAATGAAGTCTGCTGCTCAATACA TTCCTGTTGTCCTCGACCCCAACACCGCTCACCCATGCCTGCATCTATCTGACAATCTGAGTGATGTGAGGTTTGGTCAGTGGAGTCAACAGGCCTTGGGTTACTCAGACAAACTTGAGGGCTATACGAGTGTCCTGGGCTCTGAGGGCTTCAGCTCTGGGACTCACTACTGGGATGTCGAGGTCGGTGACAACACCACCTGGGCCTTAGGAGTGATTTCAGAGTCTGCCATCCGGACTCGAGACAATCTGCCCAGTTCTGGTCTGTGGCGTCTCGGCTTTCACAATGGCACATACGGACAAAGCCTTTCAGGGGAGCTTCTCACACCGCTCGCCGTGAAACAGAAGGTCCAGCGCGTCAGAGTCCAGCTGGACTGGGACGGAGGGCGAGTGTCATTCTTTAATCCTCTCACCAACACGCATCTCCACACCTTCACGCATGCTTTTAGCGAGAAAGTTTTTCCGTACTTCTGTAACGTGTGTTCGTCTCAAGCTCTGCGGATCTTGCCAGTGGAAATGGCTCCAGCAGGACTGGAGGTTCAGAGATTTTCTGCATTAATCAGCAGAATAGAGAAGTAA
- the im:7150988 gene encoding Golgi-associated plant pathogenesis-related protein 1 isoform X1, with translation MAGESYNDSFKKEFLETHNQYRKQHQAPELRYSDELCSAAQKWADHLLSIRSLAHSDTENGENVFYSSSSVKKTPKGKEAVDSWYSEIKDYNFSSPGFQYSTGHFTQVVWKSSTELGVGLATDGNTVFVVGQYKPSGNITNAGYYEKNVLPKIE, from the exons ATGGCAGGTGAGTCATACA ATGACAGCTTTAAAAAGGAGTTTCTGGAGACTCATAACCAGTACAGGAAGCAGCATCAAGCCCCAGAGCTGAGGTACAGTGACGAGCTGTGCAGCGCTGCTCAGAAGTGGGCAGATCACCTGCTGAGCATCAGATCACTGGCCCACAGTGACACAGAAAACGGGGAGAATGTGTTTTATTCCTCCAGCTCTGTCAAAAAGACACCCAAAG ggAAGGAGGCTGTAGACAGTTGGTACAGTGAGATCAAGGATTACAACTTCAGCTCACCAGGATTTCAGTACAGCACAG GTCATTTCACCCAGGTTGTGTGGAAGTCATCCACAGAGCTCGGAGTAGGTCTGGCTACTGATGGAAACACAGTTTTTGTCGTTGGTCAATACAAACCTTCTGGAAATATAACCAATGCTGGTTACTATGAGAAAAATGTTCTACCTAAAATTGAATAA